A section of the Macadamia integrifolia cultivar HAES 741 chromosome 9, SCU_Mint_v3, whole genome shotgun sequence genome encodes:
- the LOC122088832 gene encoding methionine gamma-lyase-like isoform X1, translated as MGGNNVPLQKQVKVDEKPALTWDDPAMALAASRHEFGEHGGVNMSIEASATFIVMEPKTMDKMFAGESGPIEDYYIYSRHFNPTVMNLSRQMAALEGTEAAYCTSSGMAAISSAIMQICNAGGHVVASNCLYGGTHALLNHFLPRVCNITTTFVDVRDHKMVKEAIVEGRIKVLFPESMSNPTLTVANIPELCRIANDKGVKVVVDNTFTPMVLSPVRLGADVVVHNLSKYISGGADIIAGVTADCGTRKTHV; from the exons ATGGGAGGAAACAATGTTCCGCTCCAGAAGCAAGTGAAAGTAGATGAGAAGCCAGCACTAACATGGGATGATCCAGCGATGGCTCTTGCAGCCTCACGCCATGAGTTTGGCGAGCACGGCGGCGTCAACATGTCAATTGAGGCTTCAGCAACATTCATAGTCATGGAACCAAAGACTATGGACAAAATGTTCGCCGGTGAGTCAGGCCCCATAGAAGACTACTACATCTACAGCCGTCATTTCAACCCTACTGTCATGAACCTCAGCCGTCAAATGGCAGCCTTAGAAGGAACAGAGGCTGCATACTGCACTTCAAGTGGTATGGCTGCAATCTCATCAGCTATTATGCAGATATGCAACGCTGGTGGACATGTTGTAGCATCGAATTGCTTGTATGGTGGGACTCATGCTCTTCTAAACCACTTTCTTCCAAGGGTTTGCAATATAACTACAACTTTTGTGGATGTTAGAGATCATAAAATGGTGAAGGAAGCAATAGTGGAAGGAAGGATTAAGGTGCTTTTTCCGGAATCCATGTCAAACCCTACTCTTACTGTTGCTAATATTCCTGAACTATGTAGGATTGCAAATGATAAAGGGGTGAAGGTGGTGGTAGATAATACCTTCACTCCCATGGTGTTGTCCCCAGTTAGGCTCGGGGCTGATGTCGTCGTGCATAACCTCTCCAAGTATATCAGTGGCGGGGCTGACATAATTGCAG GAGTTACGGCCGATTGTGGTACCAGAAAAACCCATGTTTAA
- the LOC122088832 gene encoding methionine gamma-lyase-like isoform X2, with translation MGGNNVPLQKQVKVDEKPALTWDDPAMALAASRHEFGEHGGVNMSIEASATFIVMEPKTMDKMFAGESGPIEDYYIYSRHFNPTVMNLSRQMAALEGTEAAYCTSSGMAAISSAIMQICNAGGHVVASNCLYGGTHALLNHFLPRVCNITTTFVDVRDHKMVKEAIVEGRIKVLFPESMSNPTLTVANIPELCRIANDKGVKVVVDNTFTPMVLSPVRLGADVVVHNLSKYISGGADIIAGVSRVNNG, from the exons ATGGGAGGAAACAATGTTCCGCTCCAGAAGCAAGTGAAAGTAGATGAGAAGCCAGCACTAACATGGGATGATCCAGCGATGGCTCTTGCAGCCTCACGCCATGAGTTTGGCGAGCACGGCGGCGTCAACATGTCAATTGAGGCTTCAGCAACATTCATAGTCATGGAACCAAAGACTATGGACAAAATGTTCGCCGGTGAGTCAGGCCCCATAGAAGACTACTACATCTACAGCCGTCATTTCAACCCTACTGTCATGAACCTCAGCCGTCAAATGGCAGCCTTAGAAGGAACAGAGGCTGCATACTGCACTTCAAGTGGTATGGCTGCAATCTCATCAGCTATTATGCAGATATGCAACGCTGGTGGACATGTTGTAGCATCGAATTGCTTGTATGGTGGGACTCATGCTCTTCTAAACCACTTTCTTCCAAGGGTTTGCAATATAACTACAACTTTTGTGGATGTTAGAGATCATAAAATGGTGAAGGAAGCAATAGTGGAAGGAAGGATTAAGGTGCTTTTTCCGGAATCCATGTCAAACCCTACTCTTACTGTTGCTAATATTCCTGAACTATGTAGGATTGCAAATGATAAAGGGGTGAAGGTGGTGGTAGATAATACCTTCACTCCCATGGTGTTGTCCCCAGTTAGGCTCGGGGCTGATGTCGTCGTGCATAACCTCTCCAAGTATATCAGTGGCGGGGCTGACATAATTGCAG GTGTTTCTCGAGTGAATAATGGATAG